Proteins from one Sulfurovum sp. TSL1 genomic window:
- a CDS encoding DUF3488 and transglutaminase-like domain-containing protein translates to MLSLKHLQDTKLSSLALLDTAYIIVLLPLMLILKIPMLLFSFMVLLLLFFKKTPADKYLILFVFLMGVLALYLSLYGLFSFRGLSRLKLFLELLVYVLIIVVSMQRLTREINFYLLLSPMLFLALSLFFFHSILMLSYVIVEIFFLLWLLLAQRMDGDMIESFRAGMVMFMYSLPWVVVLFIFFPRISFDHADYGFKGENIQRMGHDGTMFLDSKALLVPSDRIVMEVGFDKEIPSSDKLYFRGSMLYVDKKDHWEPLPSYIKRENRTDDPIEGETVDYKVTLYPTQKHWIYLLDMPVRAVNDSEMDRDLISTVEKPIKSPLHYAARSALSPTLHDNLDQVTLDASTHFDPTRNPRTYQEAQKIKKRFEDPEKRASALVKFFQKQSLTYSLKPKALDINNTADSFLFDQRLGYCVHFASSFVTMARMSGIPSRIVTGYRADKANSLKNYLPVKERDAHAWAELYLDGHWVRFETTSTASSIDVESAQLLGTNTREKNKTFMESANLYLMYVKYQVETWILYYSHIRQLQLIQYAKDNPRFVLLFVLSLLALVLITFSITVYFRRPRCTHKILCIIEPLVKKLKKEGYIREKNETMHQYFLRYMKDHPDNSALKEVDRYYEAISYGGDTSAAALKQLKRVVKKSVSP, encoded by the coding sequence ATGTTATCCTTGAAACACTTGCAAGATACTAAACTCTCCTCTTTAGCGCTTTTAGACACTGCCTACATCATCGTGCTGTTGCCGTTGATGCTTATACTCAAAATACCGATGTTGCTCTTCTCTTTCATGGTGCTGTTGTTGCTCTTCTTCAAGAAAACACCTGCAGATAAATATCTAATACTTTTTGTCTTTTTGATGGGAGTTTTAGCACTCTACCTGTCATTGTATGGTCTCTTCTCATTCAGGGGCCTTTCACGGTTAAAACTTTTTCTCGAGTTACTCGTTTATGTCTTGATCATCGTGGTTTCCATGCAAAGACTGACAAGAGAGATCAACTTTTACCTGCTCCTCTCCCCTATGTTGTTCCTGGCTTTGTCCTTGTTTTTCTTTCATAGCATTCTCATGCTCTCCTATGTCATCGTTGAAATCTTCTTTCTACTTTGGCTGCTGCTGGCACAACGAATGGATGGCGATATGATAGAGAGCTTCCGTGCAGGCATGGTCATGTTCATGTATTCTCTACCCTGGGTGGTTGTACTTTTTATCTTCTTTCCTCGTATCTCATTTGATCATGCAGACTATGGATTTAAAGGTGAAAATATACAGCGTATGGGACATGACGGCACCATGTTCCTGGATTCCAAGGCTCTGCTGGTCCCTTCAGACCGTATCGTCATGGAAGTGGGTTTTGATAAAGAGATCCCCTCGTCTGACAAACTCTATTTCAGAGGAAGTATGCTTTATGTGGATAAAAAAGACCATTGGGAACCACTTCCCTCCTATATCAAAAGGGAAAACAGAACCGATGATCCTATAGAGGGAGAAACAGTAGACTATAAAGTGACTTTATATCCTACACAAAAACACTGGATCTATCTGTTAGATATGCCAGTACGTGCAGTCAACGATTCGGAGATGGACAGAGATCTCATAAGTACCGTTGAAAAGCCTATCAAATCCCCACTGCATTATGCTGCACGTTCTGCATTAAGTCCTACATTGCATGATAATTTAGATCAAGTTACGCTTGATGCCTCAACACATTTTGATCCAACACGCAATCCCAGAACGTACCAGGAAGCACAAAAAATAAAAAAACGATTTGAAGATCCTGAAAAACGAGCTTCTGCTCTTGTAAAGTTTTTTCAAAAACAGTCATTGACCTACAGTTTAAAACCCAAGGCACTTGATATCAATAACACAGCAGACAGTTTTTTATTTGACCAGCGTTTGGGCTACTGTGTACATTTTGCATCTTCTTTCGTAACCATGGCCCGTATGTCAGGCATACCTTCCCGGATCGTTACAGGATATAGAGCAGACAAAGCCAACAGCCTGAAGAACTATCTTCCTGTCAAAGAACGTGATGCTCATGCCTGGGCTGAACTTTATCTCGATGGGCACTGGGTGAGATTTGAAACGACCAGTACCGCATCATCGATAGATGTGGAATCAGCCCAACTATTAGGTACGAATACCCGTGAAAAAAATAAGACATTCATGGAAAGTGCGAATCTCTATCTCATGTATGTCAAATATCAGGTAGAGACATGGATACTCTACTACAGTCATATCCGTCAACTTCAACTGATCCAATACGCCAAAGATAATCCAAGATTTGTCTTACTTTTTGTACTCTCTTTGCTGGCCCTGGTTTTGATCACTTTCAGCATCACTGTGTATTTCCGCCGTCCCCGCTGTACACATAAAATACTTTGTATCATTGAACCACTTGTAAAGAAGCTCAAAAAAGAAGGGTATATCAGAGAAAAAAATGAAACCATGCACCAATACTTCTTGAGATATATGAAAGATCATCCGGACAATAGTGCACTAAAAGAGGTGGATAGATATTATGAAGCCATCTCTTATGGAGGTGACACTTCAGCCGCTGCACTGAAACAATTGAAACGTGTGGTCAAGAAGAGTGTATCTCCTTAG
- a CDS encoding S41 family peptidase translates to MIKKSKKVIVAGLVTTLSVAYMFGSFAQAKDTAAKTHAPSTAKEKLEAYIKFTQILNVIESQYVDDVNTTDLVDKALKGLMVNLDSHSSFMDTKEFKDLSVQTKGEFGGLGISIGMKDGALTVIAPISDTPADKAGIKAGDIILKINDTATIGMSIDESVKLMRGKPKTSLVLTIIRKGETKPLEVKITRDIIKIQSVYAKTIEDNILYLHVTSFDQKVVEGVKDAINTHKNTKGIILDLRNNPGGLLDQAVGLADLFVDEGVIVSQKGKVTSENIEYKATKQGTDKETPLVILINGGSASASEIVSGALQDLNRSVLVGEKTFGKGSVQVVMPVGEDEALKLTVARYYLPSGRTIQAVGVTPDITVPLGKIDFIEDAVMLKEKDLKKHLQNELAKIDHDTTKSSTDKENTENNATEIDDTIITEDQVYNDLQLKSAVDILKALIITNKGKI, encoded by the coding sequence ATGATTAAGAAAAGCAAAAAAGTTATTGTTGCGGGACTTGTAACCACTTTAAGTGTGGCATACATGTTCGGATCATTTGCTCAAGCCAAAGATACTGCTGCAAAAACACATGCACCCTCTACAGCAAAAGAAAAGCTCGAGGCCTACATCAAGTTTACACAAATTCTTAATGTCATTGAGAGTCAATATGTAGATGATGTCAATACAACAGACCTTGTAGATAAAGCACTCAAAGGACTGATGGTCAATCTCGATTCCCACTCTTCTTTCATGGATACCAAAGAGTTCAAAGACCTCTCCGTACAGACAAAAGGTGAATTTGGTGGTCTAGGGATCTCCATAGGTATGAAAGACGGTGCACTGACCGTGATCGCCCCTATCAGTGACACACCTGCAGATAAAGCGGGGATCAAAGCCGGTGATATTATTTTGAAGATCAATGACACAGCAACTATCGGCATGAGTATCGATGAGTCTGTAAAACTGATGAGAGGGAAGCCTAAAACCTCTTTGGTCTTAACGATCATCCGTAAAGGGGAAACCAAACCTCTCGAAGTGAAGATCACCAGAGATATCATTAAAATTCAGTCTGTTTATGCAAAGACCATAGAAGATAATATACTCTATCTTCATGTCACTTCTTTTGATCAGAAAGTGGTTGAGGGTGTGAAAGACGCTATCAATACACACAAAAATACCAAGGGTATCATCCTGGATCTAAGAAATAATCCCGGTGGTCTTCTTGACCAGGCTGTCGGACTTGCAGACCTTTTTGTTGATGAGGGCGTTATCGTCAGTCAAAAAGGAAAAGTGACCAGCGAAAATATAGAGTATAAAGCAACCAAACAAGGTACAGATAAAGAGACACCACTGGTCATTCTTATCAATGGAGGATCTGCATCTGCTTCCGAGATCGTATCTGGGGCACTTCAGGATCTTAACCGTTCTGTGCTTGTGGGAGAAAAGACATTTGGAAAAGGCTCTGTACAAGTAGTTATGCCTGTAGGTGAGGATGAGGCTTTAAAGCTTACTGTTGCACGTTACTATCTTCCAAGCGGACGTACCATACAAGCAGTGGGTGTTACCCCTGACATTACTGTACCGCTTGGGAAAATTGATTTCATAGAAGATGCTGTCATGCTGAAAGAAAAAGATCTCAAAAAGCACTTACAGAACGAGCTCGCCAAGATAGACCATGACACGACCAAGTCATCGACAGACAAGGAAAATACAGAAAACAATGCAACCGAGATAGATGATACGATCATCACTGAAGATCAGGTCTATAATGATCTGCAACTTAAAAGTGCTGTAGACATCTTGAAAGCTTTGATTATCACAAATAAAGGAAAAATATAA